The sequence GCCGGGCCTGGGTCCTGCGGATGCCACCCCGCCGTGGGCGCACGCCGTCCGCACACGACGTGGCCAGGGAGTTCCGGGTGACCAGCGCCCTGGCGTCGACGGTGGTGCCGGTCCCACCCGCGGTGGTGCTGTGCGAGGAGGAGACGGCCCTCGGGTTGCCGTTCGCCGTCACCGAGTTCGTCGACGGACGCACGATCCAGTCCCGCCGGGACCTCGAGTCCCTCGAGGACGGCACCCTCGACACGGTCGTGGGTGCACTGTGCGGGACCCTCGCCGCTCTCCATTCGGTGGACCACGTGGCGGTGGGGCTGGAGCGCTTCGGTCGTCCCGACGGGTACGCCGCCCGGCAGGTACGCCGCTGGTCGGGTCAGTGGGAGATCGTCGGCGATCCCCCACTCACTCCGCTCGCGACGGAACTCGGCCAGAAGCTGGCGGCCACGACCTTCCGGCAGCAGTCGACGGGGATCGTGCACGGCGATTACCGGATCGACAACACCCTGTTGGCCTTCGACGACGGCGCCGGGGGCGGCGTCGCCGCCCGGGTGGCGGCGGTCGTCGACTGGGAATTGTCGACGATCGGCGATCCGGTGGCCGACGTGGCGATGATGTGCGTCTACCGTCACTCGGCCCTGGACCTGGTGCTCGGCGAGCCGAGCGCGTGGACCAGCGACCGCTTGCCCGACGCTGACGCCCTCGCGGCAGCGTACGGCTCCGCGGGCGGGGTGGAGCTTGTCGACTGGGACGCCCATCTCGCGCTGGGCTACTTCAAGCTGGCGGTCATCGCGGCTGGCATCGACCACCGTTACCGCGCCGGTGCGACCCACGGTGAGGGCTTCGACTCCGCTGGGCAGGCGGTCGAGCCGCTACTCCGAGCGGGTCTGCAGCGGATCTGACGAGCCGATCACCACGGTCGCAGGGGCGGGGCCCGCCACCGTGATCCCGCTCGCGCCGGTGTGGCGGCCAGGGTCAGTCGGTGAAGCGCAATTTCGGCGTGCGGCAGATCAGCAGGCGACGGATCCTCTCGCCGGACTCGTCGAGGAGAGCGCTCGCGTTGAAGGAGGCTTCGAACTCGCCCCGGCGCCGGGTCTCCCCGAGGACCAGCTCGCTGTCGCCCACGTGAGCACCCTGCAGGATGTGGTGGACCAGCGTGCTCTTCTCGCGCTGGGCCAAGTAGCCCACCAGCGCCTCGCGGTCTCCGCTGAACTCGGCCGAACCCTCGCTGGTCGCGAAGAAGATCGAGAGCTGGAAGTCCTCGGTGATCATCCCCA comes from Nocardioides panacisoli and encodes:
- a CDS encoding phosphotransferase family protein, translating into MSPAVGSADASALSTEELAAVADRMARAGADLAGPLSARLIAGGRSNLTYRLQDLAAEDGRAWVLRMPPRRGRTPSAHDVAREFRVTSALASTVVPVPPAVVLCEEETALGLPFAVTEFVDGRTIQSRRDLESLEDGTLDTVVGALCGTLAALHSVDHVAVGLERFGRPDGYAARQVRRWSGQWEIVGDPPLTPLATELGQKLAATTFRQQSTGIVHGDYRIDNTLLAFDDGAGGGVAARVAAVVDWELSTIGDPVADVAMMCVYRHSALDLVLGEPSAWTSDRLPDADALAAAYGSAGGVELVDWDAHLALGYFKLAVIAAGIDHRYRAGATHGEGFDSAGQAVEPLLRAGLQRI